The following proteins come from a genomic window of Malus domestica chromosome 02, GDT2T_hap1:
- the LOC103401441 gene encoding protein RADIALIS-like 4 encodes MMASNSLTSSRSSSSSWTPKQNKQFEKALALYDKDTPDRWQKVARAVGGKSAEEVKRHYELLIEDVKHIESGRVPFPDYRGE; translated from the coding sequence ATGATGGCTTCCAACTCACTCACTTCCTCAAGAAGCTCTAGCTCCTCGTGGACTCCTAAGCAAAACAAACAGTTTGAAAAGGCCCTGGCTTTGTACGACAAGGACACCCCTGACCGCTGGCAGAAGGTTGCCAGAGCGGTCGGTGGGAAGTCTGCTGAGGAGGTGAAGCGGCACTATGAGCTCCTCATTGAGGATGTCAAGCACATTGAGTCTGGCAGAGTTCCGTTTCCTGATTATAGAGGGGAATAA
- the LOC103401452 gene encoding uncharacterized protein produces MVAASKLSSCIAMAVAAVSMPALSNRAYADSPFRFNPFSYSSPSPPPPSAAPADQSPNAKSEPQPEEPRGSGFDPEALERGAKALREINSSKLSKQVFSLMRSQEKSRLTELEAEKAHFEAIQAQNDLERSKNMAEEQLNILQQEAQAKAQMLRMEDEHARNRMKMDHEKQRQNNAEMLRMQEESNIRKERARLATEAQKQEQQRQTEREKHELELKNIEAEAIANAKGRAHEAKLNAELNRNMLLDQMNGEKEKWLAAINTTFSHIEGGIRTLLTDRNKLVMTVGGATAVAAGVYTTREGSRVIWGYVNRLLGQPSLIRESSIARFPGSEMLSLAKNKVLNYSTGSSQGKNGLANIILHPSLQSRIEHLARATANTKAHQAPFRNMMFYGPPGTGKTMVAREIARKSGLDYAMMTGGDVAPLGAQAVTKIHQIFDWAKNSKKGLLLFIDEADAFLCERNSTHMSEAQRSALNALLFRTGDQSRDIVLVLATNRPGDLDSAITDRMDEVIEFPLPGEEERFKLLKLYLNKYLGDEGKSSKSGVFLKKKPQKIVIKDVSDDLIREAARKTEGFSGREIAKLMASVQAAVYGREDCVLDSQLFEEIVEYKVTEHHQRMKLAAEGGHPA; encoded by the exons ATGGTTGCTGCCTCGAAGCTATCTTCGTGCATAGCAATGGCGGTTGCGGCGGTCTCCATGCCCGCGCTCTCCAACCGCGCCTACGCCGATTCTCCCTTCCGATTTAATCCGTTCTCGtactcttctccttctcctcctccgccTTCCGCTGCTCCTGCGGACCAGAGCCCCAATGCGAAATCGGAACCGCAACCTGAAGAGCCCAGAGGGTCGGGGTTCGATCCCGAGGCTCTCGAACGAGGTGCCAAAGCTCTCCGGGAAATCAATTCCTCTAAATTATCCAAGCAG GTTTTTAGTCTGATGAGGAGCCAGGAAAAAAGTCGCCTCACTGAGTTGGAAGCGGAGAAGGCTCATTTTGAAGCAATACAGGCTCAAAATGATCTT GAAAGGAGTAAGAACATGGCTGAGGAACAACTAAATATACTGCAACAAGAAGCACAGGCAAAGGCTCAAATGCTTCGTATGGAAGATGAACACGCTAGGAATAGAATGAAG ATGGATCATGAAAAGCAGAGGCAGAATAATGCTGAAATGCTTAGGATGCAAGAGGAGTCAAATATCCGAAAAGAGAGAGCAAGACTTGCTACTGAGGCACAGAAGCAAGAGCAGCAGCGCCAAACTGAAAGAGAGAAACATGAATTAGAACTAAAAAACATAGAAGCAGAAGCCATTGCAAACGCTAAAGGTCGGGCCCATGAAGCGAAACTGAATGCGGAACTTAACAGGAATATGCTTCTAGATCAGATGAatggtgaaaaagaaaaatggctTGCTGCAATCAATACAACTTTTAGTCACATTGAAG GGGGCATTAGAACTTTGCTGACTGATAGGAATAAGTTGGTTATGACCGTTGGAGGTGCTACAGCAGTGGCTGCAGGTGTTTATACAACTAG AGAAGGTTCTAGAGTTATATGGGGATATGTCAACCGCCTGCTAGGGCAGCCATCTCTGATTCGAGAATCATCCATTGCAAGATTTCCAGGTTCAGAGATGCTTTCTCTAGCAAAGAATAAAGTTTTAAATTACAGTACTGGATCTTCACAAGGTAAGAATGGTCTTGCAAATATCATTCTCCATCCTTCGTTGCAGAGCAGAATAGAGCACCTTGCTCGAGCTACAGCAAACACTAAGGCTCACCAGGCCCCCTTTCGCAACATGATGTTTTATGGCCCCCCTGGCACTGGTAAAACCATGGTTGCAAGAGAAATAGCTCGAAAATCG GGTTTGGATTATGCTATGATGACTGGAGGAGATGTTGCACCCTTGGGTGCACAGGCTGTTACTAAGATTCATCAGATATTTGATTGggctaaaaattcaaaaaaaggTCTACTGCTTTTTATTGACGAGGCAGATGCTTTCCTATGCGA GAGAAACAGTACACACATGAGCGAAGCTCAACGTAGTGCTCTGAATGCATTGCTCTTCCGAACTGGAGACCAGTCAAGAGACATCGTTCTAGTACTTGCCACAAACAGGCCAGGAGATCTTGACAGCGCTATCACTGACAGGATGGATGAAGTGATTGAGTTCCCACTTCCTGGAGAGGAGgaaagattcaaacttttgaAGCTATATTTGAACAAATATCTTGGCGATGAAGGCAAAAGCTCCAAGTCGGGCGTTTTCCTCAAGAAGAAACCTCAAAAGATTGTGATAAAGGATGTGTCTGATGATCTGATCCGAGAGGCTGCACGAAAGACAGAAGGGTTCTCTGGCCGTGAGATAGCTAAACTCATGGCCAGTGTCCAAGCAGCCGTGTATGGACGCGAAGACTGTGTACTGGATTCGCAATTGTTTGAGGAAATTGTAGAGTATAAAGTTACAGAGCACCACCAAAGAATGAAACTAGCAGCTGAAGGTGGTCATCCGGCTTAG